A region of the Mesoterricola sediminis genome:
CGCCCATGAACCGCGGCAGGTCCACGGCCGGCACGGTGCGCAGGGGGACGCGGGCGGGGGTCCGGCACGCCGCCAGGGCGAGCAGGGCGGCGGCGAACGTGGACAGCAGGATCAGGGGCGGGGGTTTCAAGGGGGCCTCCACCTACCCCAACGCCGCCAGGGCCCTTCTGGATTTCACCGCCCCGCGGCGCGCTGCAGGAGGCCCCGCCAGCCGGTGAAGCGGATCCCGCCCTCCAGGCTGGCCAGCAGCCAGCAATCCTCGTCCGGCAGGGCCACCGGCGCGTGGACCCGGGACGGGTCCTCCTCGTCGAAGTCCCCCGCCTCCAGCACCCGGCCCGCGTCCTCCAGGCCCCCGGCCAGGATCACCGCGCGCTCCAGGCCCCGGTGGCCGTGCTCGGGAAAGGGGCGCCCCTTCTCCATGTGGATGAGGAAGAGCCCGCCGCCGGCCTCCAGGAAGCGGAAGCCGCGGGTGAGGGCGCCGTGCCAGGCCGCGCCCTCGAGGGAGGGCAGCAGGCTCCAGAGGGCCCGGGGCAGGGGCAGGGCCTCCCCGCCCACGCGGGGGGCCTCCGGCGCCTTGAGCCGGGCGAGGATGCCCTGGAGGAGCTCGGCGGGGGGCTCCGCCTCCGGCATCGCGGCCAGGAGCGCGCCCCCGGGGGCCAGGTCCTGGCCCGCCTCGCGCCGGCAGATCCCGCAGAAGGCCAGGTGGGCCTCCAGGAGGGTGCGGGAGGCCGGATCCAGGTGGCCGGAGGCGTAGTCCAGCCAGTGGTCCTCGCGGGGGTGGAGCCGGGGGTTCATGGTTTCTCCCTTCCCAGCACCAGGCCCCGCAGGGCCCGGAGCCCCGCGCGGATGCGGGTCTTGACGGTGCCGACGGGGAGGCCGAGCATTCGGGCGGTCTCGTCGTAGGACAGGTCCCCGAAATAGGCGAGGCGGAGGGGGGTGAGCTGGTCGTCGGGAAGCATGGCGAGGGCCTTGTGGATGGAGGGGGCGAGGGTGGGATCCCCTTCCCCGTGGGCGCCCCCCAGGAACTCCAGGTCGAGGCCTCCCGTTTCCCTAACGCGCCCCAGGCTCCGCTGGATGTCGAAGACCTTGTGCCGGGTCACCGTGAAGATCCAGCCGGCCGCCCCGCCGTCCTCCTGGGGAGCGAAGAGCCCGGCCTTCTGCCAGAGGGCGAGGAAGATCTCCTGCACCGCGTCCTCGTGGGGGAAGGCGCCCGGCGCCATGGCCCGCACGTAGGCCAGCACCCGGCTGCCGTAGCGGTGGAAGAGTTCGGCCAGCGCCTCCGCGTCCTGGACGGCGATGCGGGCCAGGAGCTGCTCGTCGGAGGGGCCGGCATGGGCGGCGGGTTCGGGACGGTGGGTCATGGGGGCGCGGGTTCGCCCCTCCACTTTAGCCCAGGGGGCCTCCGGCGGCGAAGCCGCCCCGGCGGACCGCGGCGCGGCCACCCTCACCGTGGCCCCCCCGCCAGGATGGCCTCCGCCGCGCGGAGCCCGCTGACCAGCCCATCCTCATGGAACCCGTTGGCCCAGTAGGCCCCCGCGAAATGCACGCGCCGCCTCCCGCTGACCTCCGCCCAGCGCCCCTGGGCCCGGAGGGCCGCCAGATCGAAGCGCGGGTGCGCATAGTCGTACCGGGCCAGGACCTTGGACGGGTCCACCCGGCCCTCCCCGTGGAGGGTCACGAAGAGGTCCGGCGCCGCCCCCAGGGGCTGCAGGCGGTTCATGTGGTACGTGAGGAGGAGGGGGTTGCCCGGCTCCCCCTTGAAGTTCCAGCTGGCCCAGCCCCGCCGGCGGCGGGGCAGCACCGAGGCGTCGGTGTGCAGCCAGGTGGGGCTCGGATTGGGCCGGAAGGCGCCGAGCACCTCCCGCTCCAGGGGATCGGCGTCGGCCAGGAGCGCCAGGGCCTGGTCCCCGTGGCAGGCCAACAGGACCGCGTCGAAGCCCAGGGCGCCCTCCCCCGCCACCCGGACCTCCGCGCCGGCTTCCGTCCGCCTCACCTCCCGCACCGCGGCCCCGGTGCGGATCCGGTCCGAGAAGGGCCGCGCGAGGGGTTCCAGGTAGCGGCTCGTGCCGCCGGGGATCGTGCGCCACCGGTGCTGGGTCGTGAACCCCAGCATCCCGTGGTTCCGGAAGAACCGGAGCAGGGCCAGCAGCGGGAAGGCCTCCATGGCCGCGGGGGGCGTGGACCACACGGCCCCGGCCATGGGATAGAGGTAGGCCCGGCGGAAGTCCGCGCCGAACCCCGCCGCGTCCAGGGCCTCGCCCAGGGGCGTCTCCCGGGCCGCGGGATCCCGGGCCAGGGCGTTGCCCCAGGCGTTGAACCGGGCCACCTCCCGCCAGAAGGCCCAGAACCTGGGATCCAGGGCGTTCCGCCGCTCCGCGAGGAGCCCGTTGAGGCCCCGGCTGCACCAGGAGAACCCCGGGCCCGCGTAGGCGAAGCTCATGTCCGACGCGCAGGTGGGCACGCCGAGCTCCTCCATCAGGGCGACGAACCGGGGGTAGTTCTCCCGGTTGTGGACGATGAAGCCGGTGTCCACCGCCGTCCCGTCCCCCAGGCGCGCCGTGTGGGTGTGGCCCCCGATGCGCTCCGCCCCTTCGAACACGTGGACCTCGGCACCGCCCAGGGTGAGCGCCCTGGCCGCCCCCAGGCCCGAAATGCCGGCCCCGATCACCGCGATCCTCATGGGCGCGCCCCCCTTCCCTTCAGGTCCCGGGCGACCCCCACGGCCGCCAGGACCCGGAGCCCCGCCTGGGTGGGATCCACCTCCCACCACCGCAGGCTCGGGGAGCAGGCCGCGGGGAAGGCATGATGGTTGTTGTGCCAGCCCTCGCCCAGGGTCAGCAGGGCCAGCACCGCGTTGTTGCGGCTGCGGTCCGGCGTCTCGAAGCGCCGGGTGCCCCACACGTGGGCCAGGCTGTTGATGGTGAACGTGGCGTGGTAGAGGGCCACGGTGGAGAGGGCCCACCAGGCCAGCCCCGCCGCCCCGGCCCAGGCGGCGGCCGCCAGGGCCGTCGCGACGGCGGGCACCCAATGGTGCCGGTCCAGCCACCGCAGTTCCGGGAACCGCGCCAGGTCGCCGACCTTCGCGAGGTCCGGATGGTCGTGGCGGTCCGAGAGCACCCAGCCCACGTGGCTCCACCAGAAGGAGTCCCGCACCGGGCTGTGCACGTCCCCGGGCCCATCGGCGTGGCGGTGGTGGTCCCGGTGATGGGCGGCCCACCACAGGACCCCCTTCTGGCCCGAGGCCTGGGCCAGGCAGGCCATGAGGAGCTGGGCGGCCCGCCCCAGGCGGTAGGCCCGGTGGCTGAAGTAGCGGTGGTAGCCCGCCGTCACCCCGAACATCCGGACCAGGTAGAGGCCCAGGGCCATCCAGGCCAGGGCCGGGCGGAAAGGGAGGACGAGGACGGCCAGGGCCGCCAGGTGGATGAGCCCGAACGTGAGGGAGGCGGGGGTGAGGGGGTAGACGGGGCCCACCCCTTCCCGCGTCCTGGCGACCTGGTCCACGTGCACCTCCACCCCAACCCCAACGCCGGATCCCCCCCGGCGGATTCAGGAACCTTCCGGGAAGGAATGAAAAAATCGCCAACCCGGCCATCCGGAGCCGGGAATGGCGGCGTTGGTGAAGGTGGCCCCAGAAGACTGGCGCCCCCTTCCAACCGGAGACCGTCATGACCAAGACCTTCCTCGGAGGCCTCGCCTTCGGCGCGCTCGCGCTGGGCCTCGCCTGCAGCAGCACCGACAACCCCGTCCGCTACGCCCAGGTCCGGGTGGTCCACGCCAGCCCCGACGCCCCGGCCGTGGACGCCTACGCGGGCTCCGTCAGCCTCGCCAAGGGCGCCGGGTTCAAGGCGGCCACCGCCTTCGTCCCGGTCCCCGACGGGACCACCACCTTCACCTTCAACGCCGCGGGAACCCGGACCACGGCCCTGACGGCCTCCGCCGACCTCAAGGGAGGCTACGCCTACACCGTCCTGGCCGTGGGCAGGCTCGCCTCCCTCCAGGCCCTGATCGTTCCCGACGACGGCGCGGCCCCCGGCCAGGGCAACGTCAAGGTGCGCGTGGTCCACGCCGCCCCCGCCGCCCCGGCCGTGGACGTCTACGTCACCGCCCCCGGCGCCAGCCTCGCCACCGCCACCCCCGCCGTGGCCGGGGCCGCCTTCAAGGCCTACTCCCCCGCCCTCGAGGTGCCCGCGGCCGCCTACCAGATCCGAATCACCGCCGCGGGTTCCAGGACCCCCGTCTACGACAGCGGCTCCGTGACCCTGACCGCCGGATCCGACCTGGTGCTCGCCGCCGTCCAGCAGGACCTGGGCGCCGCCCCCGTCACCCTCCTGGCCCTGTCCAGGGACCCCGCCCATCCCGCCGCCGAGATCCCCGACAACCGCGCCCTGGTCCGCGCCATCCACGCCTCCCCCGACGCGCCGGCCGTGGACGTCCTCGTGAACGGCCAGACCGCCCTCAACGGCGTCGCCTACCCCCAGGCCAGCACCTACCTGCCCGTCACCAGCGGGACCGCCGCCGTCCAGCTGAACCTGGCCGGCACGGCCACCCAGGTCATCGGCGCCTCCCTGCCGCTGTCGGCCACCCAGGCCTACAGCGTCTTCGCGGTGAACCGGGTCTCCGGCCTCCAGCTCCTGCCCGTGGCCGACGACCTCACCCCGCCCCCCGCCGGCAAGGCCAAGCTGCGGGCCATCCACCTGAGCCCCGACGCCCCCAACGTCGACGTGTGGGTCGGCGGCGCCAAGGTGCTCACCGACGTCCCCTTCAAGGCCGCCAGCCCCTACCTCCTGGTCCCCGCCGGCGCCACCCAGGTCCAGATCGCCGTCACCGGCACCACCACCGTCGTCCTCCAGGGCACCCCCACCCTCGCCGACGGCGGCATCTACACCGCCGCCGCCATCGGCACCGTCTCCGCCCTGCCCGCCGCGCCCCTCACCCTGGACCTCCTCCGGGACAAGTAGCCTCCCCGAGGCGTCCCGCCTTGCCCCGGCTTCCTGGCGCGCCGCAGGGACCCGGGAAAGGCGGGACGCGGAACCGACAACCGGGGCGGGTCCCGCCAGGTGCCCGCCCCCACCGGACCCGGGCCGGGCTACCTGTCGCGGCCTCCGGCCACCAGGTCCTTGGCAGGCTTCTGCTCCCTGGCCTGAAGGACGTGCCTGGCCTTGTCGGATTCAAAAAGGGCCTGCAGCCGCAGGGCGGAGGCCCCCAGGGCGTTCCCCGAAGCCCGGGTCTTCCGATAGAAAATCCAGCCTTTGGCCTCCGCCCAATCGCAAAGGCGGTGGAACCCGTATATGACGGTCAAGGAAGCGACCACGAGGGCGGTGATCTTCAGGATGCCCATGGCAAACTCACCTCAGGATGCCGTGCGAAGGAAGGCCAGGAAGGCGAAGGGTTCAAGGGTCAACCTGCCGGAGGGGATGGGATCCCTCCAGGATGCCAGGATACCCCCGGAGGCCCCAGGCCCTCCCCGGTCCCATTCAGGCCCTGACCCGCGAAGCCGCCGGCGCCCCTGCGATATAGTGATCCTCGCCCCCAAGGCTCAGCCGAAGCCCGGGCCCAGGTCGCCGCCGCGATGGCACCCGGCTCGCCCCTCGGTTCCCCCTTGAAAGAAGCAGGTGCACAACTTGAGCACTTTCAAACAATTCAGAGAACTGCTCGACATGATCAAGTTCGAGCACACCGTCTTCGCCCTCCCCTTCGCCCTCCTGGGGGGCCTGGCCTCGTACCGGGGCGCCCCGCCCCTGGAGAAGGTGCTGTGGATCCTGGCGGCCATGGTGGGGGCCCGGACGGCGGCCATGACCTTCAACCGCCTCGCGGACGAGGACCTGGACGGGGCCAACCCCCGCACCGCCAGCCGCGCCCTGCCCGCGGGCCGCGTGACCCGGGCCGGGGCCTACGCCCTCCTGGGCGTCTCCATCCTCCTCCTCTGCGTGGCCGCGGGCCGCCTCGGGCCCCTGCCCTGGAAGCTGACCCCCCTGGCCCTCGTCATCATCCTGGGCTACTCCTTCTGCAAGCGGTTCACCGCCCTCAGCCACGTCGTCCTGGGCCTCTCCCTGGCGGGGGCGCCCCTGGGAGCCTGGATCGCCGTCAACGGCTTCCTCCAGGCCCCGGCCTGGTACCTGGCCCTGGGCGTCCTCACGTGGACGGCGGGCTTCGACATCCTCTACGCCCTCCAGGACCAGGACTACGACGTCTCCCGGGGCCTGCACTCCATCCCCAGCCGCCTGGGCACGGCGAGGTCCCTCCTCCTCTCCCGGGCCTTCCACCTGGCGGCGGTGATCGCCTGGGCTGGCTTCAACCTGGCCGTGGAGGCCCACGTCCTCCCCTGGCTGGGCTGGGCCCTGGTGACCGCCATCCTCCTGCGGGAGCAGTGGGTCGTCCGGGGCGGGAACCTCTCCCGCATCGACCACGCCTTCTTCACCCTGAACAGCCTCGTGGGGCTCGTGTTCTTCGCGGGACACGCGGCGGAGTGGCTCGTGGCC
Encoded here:
- a CDS encoding cupin domain-containing protein — translated: MNPRLHPREDHWLDYASGHLDPASRTLLEAHLAFCGICRREAGQDLAPGGALLAAMPEAEPPAELLQGILARLKAPEAPRVGGEALPLPRALWSLLPSLEGAAWHGALTRGFRFLEAGGGLFLIHMEKGRPFPEHGHRGLERAVILAGGLEDAGRVLEAGDFDEEDPSRVHAPVALPDEDCWLLASLEGGIRFTGWRGLLQRAAGR
- a CDS encoding RNA polymerase sigma factor, whose translation is MTHRPEPAAHAGPSDEQLLARIAVQDAEALAELFHRYGSRVLAYVRAMAPGAFPHEDAVQEIFLALWQKAGLFAPQEDGGAAGWIFTVTRHKVFDIQRSLGRVRETGGLDLEFLGGAHGEGDPTLAPSIHKALAMLPDDQLTPLRLAYFGDLSYDETARMLGLPVGTVKTRIRAGLRALRGLVLGREKP
- a CDS encoding NAD(P)/FAD-dependent oxidoreductase; this encodes MRIAVIGAGISGLGAARALTLGGAEVHVFEGAERIGGHTHTARLGDGTAVDTGFIVHNRENYPRFVALMEELGVPTCASDMSFAYAGPGFSWCSRGLNGLLAERRNALDPRFWAFWREVARFNAWGNALARDPAARETPLGEALDAAGFGADFRRAYLYPMAGAVWSTPPAAMEAFPLLALLRFFRNHGMLGFTTQHRWRTIPGGTSRYLEPLARPFSDRIRTGAAVREVRRTEAGAEVRVAGEGALGFDAVLLACHGDQALALLADADPLEREVLGAFRPNPSPTWLHTDASVLPRRRRGWASWNFKGEPGNPLLLTYHMNRLQPLGAAPDLFVTLHGEGRVDPSKVLARYDYAHPRFDLAALRAQGRWAEVSGRRRVHFAGAYWANGFHEDGLVSGLRAAEAILAGGPR
- a CDS encoding acyl-CoA desaturase, whose protein sequence is MDQVARTREGVGPVYPLTPASLTFGLIHLAALAVLVLPFRPALAWMALGLYLVRMFGVTAGYHRYFSHRAYRLGRAAQLLMACLAQASGQKGVLWWAAHHRDHHRHADGPGDVHSPVRDSFWWSHVGWVLSDRHDHPDLAKVGDLARFPELRWLDRHHWVPAVATALAAAAWAGAAGLAWWALSTVALYHATFTINSLAHVWGTRRFETPDRSRNNAVLALLTLGEGWHNNHHAFPAACSPSLRWWEVDPTQAGLRVLAAVGVARDLKGRGARP
- a CDS encoding DUF4397 domain-containing protein, whose protein sequence is MTKTFLGGLAFGALALGLACSSTDNPVRYAQVRVVHASPDAPAVDAYAGSVSLAKGAGFKAATAFVPVPDGTTTFTFNAAGTRTTALTASADLKGGYAYTVLAVGRLASLQALIVPDDGAAPGQGNVKVRVVHAAPAAPAVDVYVTAPGASLATATPAVAGAAFKAYSPALEVPAAAYQIRITAAGSRTPVYDSGSVTLTAGSDLVLAAVQQDLGAAPVTLLALSRDPAHPAAEIPDNRALVRAIHASPDAPAVDVLVNGQTALNGVAYPQASTYLPVTSGTAAVQLNLAGTATQVIGASLPLSATQAYSVFAVNRVSGLQLLPVADDLTPPPAGKAKLRAIHLSPDAPNVDVWVGGAKVLTDVPFKAASPYLLVPAGATQVQIAVTGTTTVVLQGTPTLADGGIYTAAAIGTVSALPAAPLTLDLLRDK
- a CDS encoding UbiA-like polyprenyltransferase, with the translated sequence MSTFKQFRELLDMIKFEHTVFALPFALLGGLASYRGAPPLEKVLWILAAMVGARTAAMTFNRLADEDLDGANPRTASRALPAGRVTRAGAYALLGVSILLLCVAAGRLGPLPWKLTPLALVIILGYSFCKRFTALSHVVLGLSLAGAPLGAWIAVNGFLQAPAWYLALGVLTWTAGFDILYALQDQDYDVSRGLHSIPSRLGTARSLLLSRAFHLAAVIAWAGFNLAVEAHVLPWLGWALVTAILLREQWVVRGGNLSRIDHAFFTLNSLVGLVFFAGHAAEWLVARALP